From the Leucobacter tenebrionis genome, one window contains:
- a CDS encoding amidohydrolase codes for MSAREAADLVVHAARIRTFASEPGSIASPADAPEAVAVRDGRIVAVGSREEIAELIGPGTRVEEHAGATVMPGLIDGHTHVVLGLELTRGEQLTDLTLDEVRSRLSEAARNAGPGEWIIGWGVDPNIFTESGFTGRIFDDATAGHPAFLRMRDAHSAVVNSAGIAAVGLTGAERFPDESEIGVDTEGRPTGYLLELAAIDLVLGRMPAESIEVRAQRLSRLLDGMAAAGITSTHVMDFHPWSRELLELLEGRGDLPVRLRFSPMVPPGSDEEALAEIAALQGLAGRRWRVEGVKFMIDGTVDNGSAWLEHPDCYGQGTRSIWTDPETYRRALRFFAERGVPTATHAIGDRGVAFVLDSIESLGDVASLAPHRIEHIETIPDDTLERFVALGVAASMQPIHGVRHTLADRSDNWSVRLGEERAARGWRAGDLRRSGAIVALGSDWPVTPFDPRAMMAETVLRRPLARPELAPVQPEQALTITEALEGYTTHAARAAGLSDEGVIRPGARAAFTVFANDPLSMSAEELAAAEIVATYVDGARVAVSA; via the coding sequence ATGAGCGCGCGCGAGGCGGCCGACCTGGTCGTGCACGCCGCGAGGATCCGCACCTTCGCATCAGAGCCCGGCAGCATCGCCTCACCCGCCGACGCACCCGAAGCGGTGGCGGTACGCGACGGACGGATCGTAGCCGTCGGCTCTCGCGAAGAGATCGCCGAGCTGATCGGACCCGGCACCCGGGTCGAGGAGCACGCGGGAGCCACCGTGATGCCGGGTCTCATCGACGGGCACACGCACGTCGTGCTCGGGCTCGAGCTCACCCGCGGCGAGCAGCTCACGGACCTGACGCTCGACGAAGTGCGGAGCCGGCTCTCGGAAGCCGCTCGCAACGCCGGGCCGGGCGAGTGGATCATCGGATGGGGCGTGGACCCCAACATCTTCACCGAGAGCGGATTCACCGGCCGGATCTTCGACGACGCGACGGCGGGGCACCCTGCGTTCCTCCGCATGCGCGATGCGCACTCGGCCGTGGTGAACAGCGCGGGCATCGCGGCCGTCGGCCTCACCGGAGCCGAGCGGTTCCCCGACGAGTCCGAGATCGGCGTCGACACCGAAGGCCGCCCGACCGGCTACCTGCTGGAACTCGCGGCGATCGACCTCGTGCTCGGCCGCATGCCCGCCGAGTCGATCGAGGTCCGCGCGCAGCGACTGTCGCGGCTGCTCGACGGTATGGCCGCCGCGGGGATCACCTCGACGCACGTGATGGACTTCCACCCGTGGAGTCGGGAGCTCCTCGAGTTACTCGAGGGACGGGGCGACCTGCCGGTGCGCCTCCGCTTCTCTCCCATGGTGCCGCCCGGCTCCGATGAGGAAGCGCTCGCCGAGATCGCCGCGCTCCAGGGCCTCGCGGGTCGCCGCTGGCGAGTCGAGGGGGTGAAGTTCATGATCGACGGCACCGTGGACAACGGCTCGGCCTGGCTCGAGCACCCCGACTGCTACGGGCAGGGCACCCGCTCGATCTGGACCGACCCCGAGACCTACCGCCGTGCACTGCGGTTCTTCGCCGAGCGGGGTGTGCCCACCGCGACCCACGCGATCGGCGACCGGGGCGTGGCGTTCGTGCTCGACTCGATCGAGTCGCTCGGCGACGTCGCCTCGCTCGCGCCCCACCGGATCGAGCACATCGAGACGATCCCGGATGACACGCTCGAGCGCTTCGTCGCCCTCGGGGTGGCTGCGAGCATGCAGCCGATCCACGGGGTGCGCCACACGCTCGCGGACCGCTCAGACAACTGGTCCGTTCGGCTCGGTGAGGAGCGCGCCGCGCGGGGCTGGCGCGCGGGCGATCTGCGGCGCTCCGGCGCGATCGTCGCACTCGGCAGCGACTGGCCGGTGACCCCGTTCGACCCGCGCGCGATGATGGCCGAGACCGTGCTGCGCCGCCCGCTGGCCCGACCGGAGCTCGCGCCGGTGCAGCCCGAGCAGGCGCTGACGATCACCGAGGCCCTCGAGGGGTACACGACGCACGCGGCGCGGGCGGCGGGCCTCTCGGACGAGGGCGTGATCCGCCCGGGCGCGCGAGCCGCGTTCACGGTGTTCGCGAACGATCCGCTCTCGATGTCTGCCGAGGAGCTCGCCGCGGCCGAGATCGTCGCCACCTACGTGGACGGCGCACGCGTCGCGGTCTCCGCTTAG
- a CDS encoding LLM class flavin-dependent oxidoreductase has product MPYSSPAPGSAPANPRRTVAGATPEQLVLGLDTFGDVTRTPDGDPVHHAQVIRDVVEQAALADRLGVDAITLGEHHRDDFALSSPEIALAAIASRTERILLGTGVTVLSSDDPVRVYERFATLDAVSSGRAEVILGRGSFTESFPLFGYRLEDYDALFSEKLDLFAKLRGEGPVTWSGAHRSPLVEQEVFPKTEQPDGVNAWIGVGGSPHSVLRTVQVGIPMMLAIIGGDPERFVPFANLYRQAQDELGRDPMPLGVHSPGHVAATDAEAREQLWPHFEANRNRIGAERGWPATTRAEFEREADAGSLYVGSPETVAQRIARTVRLLGADRFDIKYANGTMPHELLCESIELYGREVIPRVRELLAA; this is encoded by the coding sequence GTGCCTTACTCCTCCCCCGCCCCAGGCTCCGCCCCCGCCAACCCGCGGCGCACCGTCGCCGGTGCGACCCCCGAACAGCTGGTCCTCGGCCTCGACACCTTCGGCGACGTCACCCGCACTCCCGACGGCGACCCCGTACACCACGCACAGGTGATCCGCGACGTGGTCGAGCAGGCCGCGCTCGCCGACCGCCTCGGCGTCGACGCGATCACCCTCGGCGAGCACCACCGAGACGACTTCGCGCTCAGCAGCCCCGAGATCGCCCTCGCCGCTATCGCGAGCCGCACCGAGCGGATCCTGCTCGGCACCGGTGTCACCGTGCTGTCGAGCGACGATCCTGTGCGGGTCTACGAGCGCTTCGCGACGCTCGACGCCGTGAGCTCGGGGCGAGCCGAGGTGATCCTGGGCCGCGGCTCCTTCACCGAGTCGTTCCCGCTCTTCGGCTACCGGCTCGAGGACTACGACGCCCTGTTCAGCGAGAAGCTCGACCTCTTCGCGAAGCTGCGCGGCGAGGGCCCGGTGACCTGGTCGGGCGCCCACCGCAGTCCGCTCGTCGAGCAGGAGGTCTTCCCGAAGACCGAACAGCCCGACGGCGTGAACGCCTGGATCGGCGTCGGCGGGAGTCCGCACTCCGTGCTGCGCACCGTGCAGGTGGGCATCCCGATGATGCTCGCGATCATCGGCGGGGATCCCGAGCGCTTCGTGCCCTTCGCGAACCTCTACCGCCAGGCCCAGGACGAGCTGGGGCGGGATCCGATGCCGCTCGGCGTCCACTCTCCCGGACACGTCGCCGCGACCGATGCGGAGGCCCGGGAGCAACTGTGGCCGCACTTCGAGGCGAACCGCAACCGCATCGGCGCCGAGCGCGGCTGGCCGGCGACGACGCGCGCCGAGTTCGAGCGCGAGGCGGATGCGGGATCGCTGTACGTGGGCTCGCCCGAAACGGTGGCGCAGCGGATCGCCCGCACCGTGCGACTGCTCGGCGCCGACCGCTTCGACATCAAGTACGCCAACGGCACGATGCCGCACGAGCTGCTGTGCGAGAGCATCGAGCTCTACGGGCGCGAGGTGATCCCGCGCGTACGCGAGCTGCTCGCGGCGTGA
- a CDS encoding C45 family autoproteolytic acyltransferase/hydolase codes for MTTTPERLHIDVSGATHRELGLSRGTALRATLPAAYAKYAELFRVLGVSEATEREGAERVIAALSAWRPALLEEFAGIAEGAGIELAQVVALNARTEIIALGGRGASECSTLTAQVGGHRLGVQTWDWHIELDPFWHTHAVTGPGLRYVGLTEQGIVSKIGVNEAGLALHFNILGHREDGPDGVPMHVLSSVVLSECRSVDEAIELIREAPVASSSAFTMLDASRAVSVEMSPAGVFPIEEMNGSVQRTNHFQHESPLAAQKSEIYEPDSSARLALVRERLASGLPDAADEMVRVLLSGEGEPPLTCRADMSKSYGERWATLATVLTDPDARTMRVLDGMPTEAETGEWRTLVA; via the coding sequence ATGACCACCACACCCGAACGCCTCCACATCGACGTCTCGGGCGCCACGCACCGCGAGCTGGGGCTGAGCCGCGGCACCGCCCTGCGCGCGACGCTTCCCGCGGCCTACGCCAAGTACGCGGAGCTGTTCCGCGTGCTCGGCGTGAGCGAGGCCACCGAGCGCGAGGGGGCTGAGCGCGTCATCGCGGCGCTCTCGGCATGGCGACCGGCGCTGCTCGAGGAGTTCGCCGGGATCGCCGAGGGCGCCGGGATCGAGCTCGCCCAGGTGGTCGCGCTCAACGCCCGCACCGAGATCATCGCGCTCGGCGGGCGCGGCGCGAGCGAGTGCTCGACGCTGACGGCGCAGGTGGGCGGGCATCGCCTCGGCGTGCAGACCTGGGACTGGCACATCGAACTCGATCCCTTCTGGCACACGCACGCCGTGACCGGGCCGGGCCTGCGCTACGTCGGGCTCACCGAGCAGGGCATCGTCTCGAAGATCGGCGTCAACGAGGCCGGGCTGGCGCTGCACTTCAACATCCTCGGCCACCGCGAGGACGGCCCCGACGGGGTACCCATGCACGTGCTCTCGAGCGTGGTGCTCTCGGAATGCCGCTCCGTCGACGAGGCGATCGAGCTGATCCGCGAGGCGCCCGTGGCGTCGTCGTCGGCGTTCACGATGCTCGACGCCTCGCGGGCCGTGTCGGTCGAGATGAGCCCGGCGGGGGTCTTCCCGATCGAGGAGATGAACGGTTCGGTGCAGCGCACCAACCACTTCCAGCACGAGAGCCCGCTCGCCGCTCAGAAGTCGGAGATCTACGAACCCGACTCGTCAGCGCGCCTCGCCCTCGTGCGCGAGCGCCTGGCGTCGGGTCTGCCGGACGCCGCCGACGAGATGGTGCGCGTACTGCTCTCGGGCGAGGGCGAGCCCCCGCTCACCTGCCGCGCCGACATGTCGAAGTCGTACGGGGAGCGGTGGGCGACCCTCGCCACGGTGCTCACCGACCCCGACGCACGCACGATGCGCGTGCTCGACGGAATGCCCACCGAGGCCGAGACGGGGGAGTGGCGCACGCTCGTCGCTTGA